A portion of the Calliphora vicina chromosome 5, idCalVici1.1, whole genome shotgun sequence genome contains these proteins:
- the LOC135961750 gene encoding maltase A1-like: MKLIILITLSWTTLAFARDWWEFGNYYQVYPRSFRDSDGDGIGDLNGVTEKLQYLKDIGFTAIWLSPIFKSPMVDFGYDISDFYAIHPEYGTMEDFKNLLKKSKEIGMRVILDFVPNHTSDECEWFQKSVNREEGYEDFYVWHNGTIDANGNRQPPSNWKSAFRYSAWEWNEQRQQYYFHQFSIKQADLNYRNPLVVEKMKEVMRYWLDLGISGFRIDALPFMFEFGPDENGNFLDEPVIDDVSVCPDPEDWCHLNHTYTQNQPESIEMVYQWRELTTQYKKDHGGETRLLLTEAYTTFENLMLYYGNGIRNGSMIPFNFYFMQNILKTTTAAEIKDLITKWLNTMPKDVLANWLLGNHDNPRYSTRLGEGRMDLFTILVQTLPGNAVTYYGEEIGMVNGKVTWEETVDTQGCSASPQTYESYSRDPERTPYQWDASNKAGFTRGDQTWLPVASNYLYSNALSQLRAPRSHLLLFKKLIKLRQEPSMREGALNIQSILDDILIYSRYTSGSDMYVIVLNLGNSTQTFNINNYFNIGNEAEVICSSMQSNYIDGQIIDSTKFEAEPEVGVVLANI; this comes from the exons ATGAAATTGATTATATTAATTACGTTATCATGGACGACATTGGCGTTTGCTAGAGATTGGTGGGAATTTGGTAACTACTATCAAGTTTATCCTCGATCATTTCGTGACAGTGACGGAGATGGAATCGGTGACCTGAATGGTGTTACGGAAAAATTACAGTATTTAAAGGATATTGGATTTACAGCCATTTGGCTGTCACCCATTTTCAAATCACCCATGGTGGATTTTGGTTACGACATTTCTGATTTTTATGCAATACATCCCGAATATGGAACAAtggaagattttaaaaatttactaaagaagTCCAAAGAGATAGGTATGCGTgttattttagattttgtacCAAATCATACGAGTGACGAATGTGAGTGGTTCCAAAAATCTGTAAACCGTGAGGAAGGCTATGAGGACTTTTATGTCTGGCACAATGGAACTATAGACGCCAATGGAAATAGACAGCCGCCAAGTAATTGGAAAAGTGCATTCCGTTATAGTGCCTGGGAGTGGAATGAGCAACGACAACAATACTACTTTCATCAATTTTCCATCAAACAAGCTGATTTAAATTATCGCAATCCTTTAGTGGTGGAAAAAATGAAGGAGGTAATGCGCTACTGGTTAGATTTGGGCATTTCCGGATTTCGTATTGATGCTCTTCCCTTTATGTTCGAATTTGGACCCGATGAGAACGGTAATTTTCTCGACGAACCAGTAATTGATGATGTCAGCGTATGTCCCGATCCCGAAGATTGGTGTCATCTGAATCATACCTATACACAAAATCAACCTGAATCCATTGAAATGGTCTACCAGTGGCGTGAACTGacaacacaatataaaaaagatCATGGCGGTGAGACTCGCCTACTTCTTACCGAGGCATACACAACGTTCGAAAATTTAATGCTATACTACGGCAATGGCATACGCAATGGTTCCATGATTccattcaatttttatttcatgcAGAACATCCTCAAAACCACTACAGCCGCAGAAATCAAGGATTTAATTACCAAGTGGCTAAATACTATGCCCAAGGATGTACTGGCCAATTGGTTGTTGGGAAATCATGACAATCCTCGTTATTCCACCCGCTTGGGTGAAGGTCGTATGGACTTGTTCACAATTCTTGTACAAACTTTACCTGGTAATGCTGTCACCTATTAT GGAGAGGAAATTGGTATGGTTAATGGAAAAGTAACATGGGAGGAAACTGTCGATACTCAGGGCTGTAGTGCCAGTCCTCAAACATACGAAAGCTATTCACGCGATCCAGAAAGAACCCCCTACCAATGGGATGCCTCAAACAAGGCTGGATTTACCAGAGGTGATCAGACATGGCTGCCCGTTGCTTCTAATTATTTATACAGTAATGCTCTTAGTCAACTGCGAGCTCCCCGCAGTCatttgttactttttaaaaaattaatcaaattacgTCAAGAGCCTTCAATGCGCGAGGGGGCACTTAACATACAATCGATACTTGACGACATTCTTATCTACTCTCG CTACACAAGCGGTAGTGACATGTACGTCATTGTATTGAATTTGGGCAACAGCACACAAACTTTCAATATCAATAACTATTTTAATATTGGCAACGAAGCAGAAGTTATTTGTTCCTCGATGCAGTCAAACTACATTGATGG ACAAATCATAGATTCCACCAAATTTGAAGCGGAGCCAGAAGTTGGAGTAGTTCTAGCAAATATATGA